In Denitratisoma sp. DHT3, one DNA window encodes the following:
- a CDS encoding DUF488 domain-containing protein, with protein MAIRIVRLGSPRNPDEGLRIGTVRRPPRGVPKAEFAAQNWYDVWFPNLAPSLDTMKLAHAATTPAQWGAFFKRYRAEMATPENSHAIELLAALSHHSDFSVGCYCADEAHCHRSALRDLLIQKGAKLAAPGS; from the coding sequence ATGGCCATACGCATTGTCCGGCTCGGCAGCCCCAGAAACCCGGATGAAGGACTGCGCATCGGCACGGTGCGCCGGCCGCCGCGCGGCGTGCCCAAGGCCGAGTTCGCCGCGCAGAACTGGTACGACGTGTGGTTTCCCAATCTGGCGCCGAGTCTCGACACCATGAAGCTGGCCCACGCCGCCACGACGCCCGCCCAGTGGGGCGCCTTTTTCAAGCGGTACCGCGCCGAAATGGCGACGCCCGAGAACAGCCACGCCATCGAACTGCTCGCCGCGCTCTCCCATCACAGCGACTTCTCGGTCGGCTGCTACTGCGCGGACGAGGCGCATTGTCATCGTTCGGCGTTGCGCGACCTCCTGATCCAGAAGGGCGCCAAGCTCGCCGCGCCGGGGTCTTGA
- a CDS encoding monovalent cation:proton antiporter-2 (CPA2) family protein has protein sequence MTSTLQIILLLLAAAVLVVILFRSINLPSIMGYLMVGIVIGPHALDLMPDPGLARHLAEFGVVFLMFSIGLEFSLPHLFSMRRIVFGLGLAQVLASLVLAALIAGIAGIGWGLGFALGGVLAMSSTAVLSRLLAERLELDSRHGREVIGVLLFQDLAVVPLLIVVPVLSQPAGMMAETIGLAVLKAALVLAAVIFLGQRLARGWFALVARRKSSELFVLNVLLITLGLAWVTELAGLSMALGAFLAGMLIAETEYRYQVEEDIKPFRDVLLGLFFITIGMFLDLRAVAGNLPWVLGGLLSLLGAKLALVGGLSRLFGAAPGTALRTGLWLCAGGEFGFVLLAQGRGLLPPHIEQTTLAVLVLSMLVAPLLVHFSDRIVLRFVASEWLLRSMQLTQIAARSMGTEKHVIICGYGRTGQHLARILEPEGFSLLALDLDPERVQEAAAAGESVSYGDCTRRETLVAAGIARAHLLVITFADRPAALRVLHHARTLRPDLPMVARAAEDLDVNPLVSAGATEVIPEALESSVMLATHAMALLGIPMSKVLRRLRELREHHYGLLRGFFHGVGDISDGADESEMARLHAVTLGEGAYAIGHPLDLLSLGECGCTVSALRRRKGPARSDMTGAPLTADDVVVLLGTPEALTAGEERLLRGPR, from the coding sequence ATGACATCGACTTTGCAAATCATTTTGCTGCTGCTGGCTGCCGCCGTGTTGGTAGTGATCCTGTTCCGCTCCATCAACCTGCCCTCGATCATGGGCTACCTGATGGTGGGCATCGTCATCGGCCCCCACGCCCTCGACCTGATGCCCGACCCCGGCCTGGCCAGGCATCTGGCCGAGTTCGGCGTGGTGTTCCTGATGTTCTCCATCGGCCTGGAGTTTTCCCTGCCCCATCTGTTCAGCATGCGGCGCATCGTCTTCGGGCTGGGGCTGGCCCAGGTGCTGGCGAGCCTGGTCCTGGCGGCGCTGATCGCGGGCATCGCCGGCATCGGCTGGGGGTTGGGTTTCGCCCTGGGCGGGGTGTTGGCCATGTCCTCCACCGCCGTGCTGTCGCGGCTGCTGGCGGAGCGCCTGGAGCTGGACTCGCGCCACGGCCGCGAAGTCATCGGCGTGCTGCTGTTCCAGGATCTGGCGGTGGTGCCGCTCCTGATCGTGGTGCCGGTCCTCTCCCAGCCGGCCGGCATGATGGCGGAAACCATCGGCCTGGCCGTGCTCAAGGCGGCGCTGGTGCTGGCGGCGGTGATCTTCCTGGGGCAGCGCCTGGCGCGCGGCTGGTTCGCGCTGGTGGCCCGGCGCAAGTCGTCCGAACTGTTCGTCCTCAACGTGCTCCTGATCACCCTCGGGCTGGCCTGGGTGACCGAACTGGCGGGGCTTTCGATGGCGCTCGGCGCCTTCCTGGCGGGGATGCTGATCGCCGAGACCGAATACCGCTATCAGGTGGAAGAGGACATCAAGCCGTTCCGCGACGTGCTGCTGGGGCTGTTCTTCATCACCATCGGCATGTTCCTGGACCTGCGGGCCGTGGCCGGCAACCTGCCCTGGGTGCTGGGCGGGCTGCTGTCGCTGCTCGGCGCCAAGCTGGCCCTGGTGGGCGGACTGTCGCGCCTGTTCGGCGCCGCGCCGGGCACCGCCCTGCGCACCGGCCTGTGGCTGTGCGCCGGCGGCGAGTTCGGCTTCGTGCTGCTGGCCCAGGGGCGCGGCCTGTTGCCGCCGCACATCGAGCAGACGACCCTGGCGGTCCTGGTGCTGTCGATGCTGGTGGCGCCTTTGCTGGTGCATTTCTCGGATCGCATCGTGCTGCGCTTCGTGGCCTCGGAATGGCTGCTGCGCTCGATGCAGCTGACCCAGATCGCCGCCCGTTCCATGGGCACGGAAAAGCACGTGATCATCTGCGGCTACGGACGCACCGGCCAGCATCTGGCCCGCATCCTGGAGCCGGAAGGCTTTTCCCTGCTCGCCCTGGACCTCGACCCGGAGCGGGTGCAGGAGGCCGCCGCCGCCGGCGAGTCGGTCAGCTACGGCGACTGCACCCGGCGCGAAACCCTGGTGGCGGCCGGCATCGCCCGCGCCCATCTGCTGGTGATCACCTTTGCCGACCGGCCCGCCGCGCTGCGGGTGCTGCATCACGCGCGCACCCTGCGCCCCGACCTGCCGATGGTGGCGCGGGCGGCGGAGGATCTGGATGTGAACCCGCTGGTCTCGGCCGGCGCCACCGAAGTGATTCCCGAGGCCCTGGAGTCCAGCGTGATGCTCGCCACCCACGCGATGGCCCTGCTGGGAATACCGATGTCCAAGGTGCTGCGCCGGCTGCGCGAGCTGCGGGAGCATCACTACGGTCTGCTGCGCGGGTTCTTCCACGGCGTCGGCGACATCAGCGACGGCGCCGACGAGTCCGAGATGGCGCGTCTCCACGCGGTGACGCTGGGCGAAGGCGCCTACGCCATCGGCCACCCGCTCGATCTGTTGAGCCTGGGGGAATGCGGCTGCACGGTGTCGGCGCTGCGCCGTCGCAAAGGCCCCGCCCGGTCCGATATGACGGGTGCCCCCCTGACCGCGGACGACGTGGTGGTGCTGCTGGGCACCCCCGAGGCGCTGACGGCGGGCGAGGAGCGTCTGCTGCGCGGCCCCCGGTGA